GCCGCGTGCAAATTTTTTTGAGAAACAGGTCGCCCGCGCGATGAATTTAAAGTATTTAGTTATATAGGCGATGAAATGCGGGAGTGGTTCCATAACATCCCTGATCGTGGGGAGGAGGGGTTATGCCGGGGAGGATTATAATAACCGGGGGAAGCGGTTTCATCGGAAGCGCGCTCGCGCTTGAGTTGGCGGGTACAGGATATGAAATCGTAGTTCTTTCGCGCGACCCCTCCACCGTGTCGAATCCGTGGATCAAAGGCGTGCGCGCGGTGAAATGGGATGGATACAGTTCGGAAGGATGGCTCGATCTCGCGGAGGGTGCGGCAGCGATCGTAAACCTGGCGGGGGACAATATCGGGAGCGGCTACTGGACGCCCGACAAGAAGAGGCGGATACTGGAAAGCCGCCTGCGCGCGGGAGCCGCGGTGAGCGACGCGATCGTGAAGGCGAAGAAAAAACCGAAGATGCTCGTGCAGGGCTCGGCGGTGGGCTACTACGGGAACACCGGTGATTCGGTCGCCGACGAGCGTACTCCGAACGGCGAAGGTTTCCTTGCGGAAGTCTGCCGCCAGTGGGAAGCGTCCACTGCGATCGCCGAAAAGAAAGATGTGCGAAGGGTAATCATCCGGACCGGTGCCGTCCTGGGTGGTGGGGGGATGTTGCCGATGCTCATCCTGCCCTTCAGATTCTTCGCCGGAGCGATCCCGGGCAGCGGGAGGCAATGGATATCATGGATCCATGTGCGGGACGAGGTGCGCGCGATCAGGTTTCTCATTGAAACCCGGAAAGCGGCGGGCGCCTTCAACCTTGTGTCGCCGTGGCCCGTGCGTGCATTCGAATTCTACAAGTCGATCGGAAGGGCCGTTCATCGACCGGTGCTCCTCCATGCTCCCGCATTCGCGCTTCGTCTGCTGCTGGGACAAATGGCGGACGACCTGGCGCTCACCAGCCAGCGGGCGCAGCCGTCGGGGCTCGAGGCGCTTAAATTCAAATTCGAATTCACGGAGCTTAATGCTGCGCTTGATGAAATCCTGAAAAAGCGCGGTCTCCGGTGACCCGCTGTATATCATCGAGATCAGCAGAGACGCTCAAGGTAGCGGTGCAGGTGATTCGGGTGATGGGTTTTACGAAGGATTCGGGCGTCTGTGTTGATTTTTTCTGGCAGGCGCGGGTTTCCCCAGTAAAAATGCCAACATAGTATGCCCTTCATGGAAGGGGTGCCGACCGCATACTGAGTATAATTTAAATAATTAATTATAACTGATTCCCTATCCCCCAGAAGCTCGGCCATATATTTTATTACCGCTATTGCTACCAGATATGAAATCGTGTATTTGCAAAGCCGGCGTAAATCATTAAAAAATTCATACTCCTCTGGATAGTACTGGATGCAGAAACAATGCCAATCACCTGCTTTGTCATCCGGCTGGTAACGCACCGTAGTAAACTCACCCTGCATTGTCATTATATCCTGCATGATGCGCTTGAGAAGCAGCACGACTATGTCGCGCTGCGACATTTTGAGTGTCCTGGCTGCGCGCCTGACCGAACTCCTGGTGTCCTTGTGCATGTTGATGGAAGTGGTAAGAATATCCATGCTCCCCCTTGTCGCCGATACAGTTGTTATTGTTTATACGGACAAGGGCTGGAAATTGTGAAAATATTTTCCTGTCATGGTTCGGCGGGTGAATATAATTAGTTATTTAAGAACGCTAATTGGTTTTGGGAGATTATGCAGTTAGGGGTCCGATTATACCGGTTTTGCCCGGTGCTGGAGGATCGCGTATTCGAACCCATCCAGGAGGACGCGAAACGACGCGACGTTGATGTTTTCCGAAAGTGCCGATACCTTCCACACGCCCGTGCCATCGGTGAAGATTATCGTCACCTCGACCTCGGTCGCCGTGCCGCGCTTGGCGTCCATGATATTGGCGCGGTAATCGATCAGTTTGACGCCGGCGAGTTCGGGAAAAAGCGGGGTGAGCGCCTTCTTCAACACGCGCGCGAGTGCGTCCACGGGACCATCGCCCGTCGATGCCTCGTGAATATAACGCCCGTCCGCTTCGATCTGGACGGTCGCCTCGGGATCGATCCCGTTGTCGATGAGCCGGTAGCCGTCGATTATCTTGAACGGGGCGGTATAGTTATCGAGCGACCGGGCTATGTTAAGGGCGCGGGTGGCGTCGATGATTTCGTAGTTCAGCATTATTAGGTGTTCCTTTAAAGGTAGCTACTGAGTAGAGGTGTCCTCTTCACCAAAAGTATAATCAACTGAAAGTGTGGTAGCCGTACTTGTCTCATCTATAGAATCTTCTTTCACTATTTTATTATTTCTATAAAATTTTATAGCTAATTCGCTGACGGGATCATCACGTATCGCATACACCTCAAGCAGATCGACATCTTCAAAGTCCTTTCCAAATACGGTGAAAGTCGGAGCTACAGCCTCTACAGGGGTGAGCGGCTGGTAGTCGCCTCCATTCCTGCTATAACCTCCGGTGAAATTTGTTCCGTTGCCAATGACTTTAAGGGTCACCTCGTTTTGGGCCGTTTCTGCGCACCCCCAAAGCGATCCAACGATGACTATGCTGACAAGCACTATTGATATTTTTTGAGTGTCCATATTCTTCCAGTGTTTAAGATGGATAATGAAATTAGTCGAATTATTGAGTGCCTGTCAACCCAAAATATGTTCTAGGCAGGTCGGGGTCATGGGAATTGGCCGGTGGAACACCGTAGAGACGTCCCGCCGGGACGTCTCTACGGTGTTCCACCGGGACGTCTCTACCATGCCCCACCGTAAACCGTACGCCTGTAACGTAGATTATCCAACCGCGCCGTGATGCACAAACCATAATTATACACCCCGCGCCCCGTTCATGCAGACATGAATATCGGCCCCAAATCGAAAATTCGATTGACAACAGGCATCATGCCAATCAACGTCACCTCATTACTTGTTCTCTGAAAGAGCAACCGGAGGAAGTCGGGTGAAAATCCCGCGCTGTCCCGCAACCGTGAATCCGCGCCCCAGGCGCGGATGAGCCGGGAACTCCACATTACTGGGTATCCTCGAGGTCTGGGAGCCGGTGAGCGCGTTTGGCCGATTTTCCTCAACATCCGAACGCATCCCTCATCATCACACGCCGAGAGGCGTGTTTTTTGTTTTTACGGCACGCCCCTCGACCCCCGTTCCCTCAGCTATCCGTCAGAGACGCACATTAATTTTGAGGGAGGACGTATGCGTTTTTTCAGAGTGGTTTTCATTATCGGTATTATCAGTGCCCTGCTTGCCGGTGTGGTGTACGCGCAGGAGGCGGGGAAGAAGCCCGAAGAAAAAAAGGGCCTGGAAGAGACAACAGCGATCGGGGCCGATACGCAGAAAGGCCCGGACCGTGAACAGGAAGCCCCAAAGAAGCCTGTGGCTTCCTCGAAGGGGATCGTGGTCACCGCTTCAAAAAGCGAGACCCTCATCCGGGAGACCGGCGCATCGGTCACCGTGATCACAGGGGAGGAAATCGAGAAGAGCGGGAAGGCGATGCTCGTGGACGCATTACGCAGCGTGCCCGGGGTAGTCGTGGAGCAGAACTCCTCTTTCGGTGAGACGGCGCAGGTGTTCATGCGGGGCGGAAAGTCCGGGAGCGTGCTCGTGCTCATCGACGGGATCGAAGTGAACGACGCGATGAACCCTGACCGGTCCTTCGACTTTGCACACCTGACCGCTGACAACATCGAGCGGGTCGAGGTGGTCCGCGGCGCGATGAGCGCGCTCTACGGATCGAACGCGACCGGGGGCGTAATTAATATTATTACCAGAAAGGGTCAGGGAGATGTCAAAGTTCGCGGTGCAGTCGAGGCGGGCTCTTTCTATAGTCTTCGGAGATCGGCGGGTGCGGCAGGCGGAAACGACCGGACATATTTTTCGATATCTGGTTCTCAAAACTATTCCGAAGGGATTTCAAAGGCTTCGCGTGCAGAAGGAGCGGCCGAGGGAGACCGCGATGGATACAACAATCTATCCGCTTCGGCACGAGGCGGGGTGCGCATCTTTGACGAATCATGGTTCGATTTGACCGTGCGTTTCACGCAGGCACGCTACGAGCTCGACAAGGACGCCTTTATTGACGACCCAAATTATGATGCCTTATCACGCACACTCAGTACCGGGCTCTCATTCTCCCAACCGGTTACCGACTGGTGGAAACACATGCTTCAGGTTTCGTATGTGAATACCTACAGGACGACCGATAACGACAACGACACCTTGGATTTCCCCGGCCCGTTCATCTACGACGATTCCTGGTTCAAGTCCGAAACGGCGAAGGCCGAGTGGCGCCATACGATCAACATCGCGAACGTGAGCATCCTCACCGTCGGCGCCGACTACCGTGAAGAGCACGGGTCCTCGTACTCGGACTATGACATGGGATTCGGGAGGACCGTTTCGCGGCTGGAAGAAAAGACTGCGGGCGACGTGGGCGTATACGTGAACGAGAAATTGAGGCTGCTGGACCATGTGTTTATCAGCGCCTCGGCGCGCTATGACGAGCACGATACCTTTGGAAGCGTGTGGACCTGGGGCGTCTCGTCCTCGATCATCGCGCCGGTTACCGACACGCGCTTCAAAGCGAACTACGGCACCGGCTTCAAGGCGCCGTCGCTCTACCAACTCTACGCGCCGTCGAGCGGGAATAAGGACCTTGATCCAGAAAAGGTGATCAGTTGGGACGCCGGCGTCGAACAGCCATTCCTCGACGAGCGGCTTACGATTTCCGCGACCTACTTCAGCAACCACTACCGCGACATGTTCGGTTTCAACCCCGCGCCGCCCTACAATACGATCAATGTCGGGCGCGTGAATACGCACGGCGTCGAGGGGCAGATAGAATTCCGTCCTGTAAAAAGCTTTTCGCTCGTATGGTTTGCGACCTGGATGAAAACCAAGGATCTTTCCACAGGAAAGGAGCTTCTCCATAGGCCGGAATACCAGGAGGGGATGACGGCGATATGGGAACCCACGGGTAAGATCATGCTTTCGCTCACGGTCGCATATGTCGGCGAAAGAAAGGATTACTGGTATGACTACACCTCGGGAGCGTTCGGTGCGCCGGTGTATCTTGAGGCGCGTTCATATGTGCGCGGTGACTTCAGCATGTGGTACGCGGTGCTGGAAAACCTGAAGCTCACTTTCAGGGTGGAGAATTTCACCGACGAGCGTTACCACCAAACCGCGGGCTACGATACGCCCGGCATCGCCTTTTACGCGGGAGTAAAGGGCGAGCTGTAAGGGCAAAGACAGCCGCGCGAAGGCGGAGATTGAATCGCTTCATGACACGAGGGGGCGGACATAAGTCCGTCCCCTCGTGTCGTCAGTGCATACCCTGAAAATCGCCGCACGCCGTAATGCCCGGGGATCTTGTAGAGACGTCCCGCCGGGACGTCTCTACAAGATCCCCGGGCGCCATTGCCGTTTCGTTTCGGCGCTGAAGCAGATGTCGCACAACGTTTCTCGTGGTGTACCGCATGGAAAAATGGACATACAAGGCTACAAGCATATTGTAGGAGCAGGCCTGGAGAGCGAAGAAAATATGACACTCGCGTCTATTTTTTTTGGATTTGCGTAATCTGATGGATAGACTTGCTCTGGGGGCGCAGGGCGCGTCCCTCGATTACCGCATAGGGAGGCCGCACCATGAAAGACGTCTGCACCGAGTACAGGGAAAAACTCATATCCGCGGACCAGGCCGCCGGGCTGGTAAAATCCGGCGACAGGCTTTTCTATAGCGAGTTCGTCCTGTTTCCGGAATGCCTGGATGAAGCGCTTGCAAAACGCATCCCCGAGCTCGAC
This genomic interval from Spirochaetota bacterium contains the following:
- a CDS encoding TonB-dependent receptor — protein: MRFFRVVFIIGIISALLAGVVYAQEAGKKPEEKKGLEETTAIGADTQKGPDREQEAPKKPVASSKGIVVTASKSETLIRETGASVTVITGEEIEKSGKAMLVDALRSVPGVVVEQNSSFGETAQVFMRGGKSGSVLVLIDGIEVNDAMNPDRSFDFAHLTADNIERVEVVRGAMSALYGSNATGGVINIITRKGQGDVKVRGAVEAGSFYSLRRSAGAAGGNDRTYFSISGSQNYSEGISKASRAEGAAEGDRDGYNNLSASARGGVRIFDESWFDLTVRFTQARYELDKDAFIDDPNYDALSRTLSTGLSFSQPVTDWWKHMLQVSYVNTYRTTDNDNDTLDFPGPFIYDDSWFKSETAKAEWRHTINIANVSILTVGADYREEHGSSYSDYDMGFGRTVSRLEEKTAGDVGVYVNEKLRLLDHVFISASARYDEHDTFGSVWTWGVSSSIIAPVTDTRFKANYGTGFKAPSLYQLYAPSSGNKDLDPEKVISWDAGVEQPFLDERLTISATYFSNHYRDMFGFNPAPPYNTINVGRVNTHGVEGQIEFRPVKSFSLVWFATWMKTKDLSTGKELLHRPEYQEGMTAIWEPTGKIMLSLTVAYVGERKDYWYDYTSGAFGAPVYLEARSYVRGDFSMWYAVLENLKLTFRVENFTDERYHQTAGYDTPGIAFYAGVKGEL
- a CDS encoding TIGR01777 family protein → MPGRIIITGGSGFIGSALALELAGTGYEIVVLSRDPSTVSNPWIKGVRAVKWDGYSSEGWLDLAEGAAAIVNLAGDNIGSGYWTPDKKRRILESRLRAGAAVSDAIVKAKKKPKMLVQGSAVGYYGNTGDSVADERTPNGEGFLAEVCRQWEASTAIAEKKDVRRVIIRTGAVLGGGGMLPMLILPFRFFAGAIPGSGRQWISWIHVRDEVRAIRFLIETRKAAGAFNLVSPWPVRAFEFYKSIGRAVHRPVLLHAPAFALRLLLGQMADDLALTSQRAQPSGLEALKFKFEFTELNAALDEILKKRGLR